From Saccopteryx leptura isolate mSacLep1 chromosome 3, mSacLep1_pri_phased_curated, whole genome shotgun sequence, one genomic window encodes:
- the LOC136400942 gene encoding large ribosomal subunit protein uL15-like, producing the protein MPSRLRKTRKLRGHVSHGHRRIGKHRKHPGGRGNAGDLHHHRINFDKYHPGYFGKVGTRHYHLKRNQSFCPTVNLDKLWTLVSEQTQVNAAKNKTGAAPIIDVVRSGYYKVLRKGKLPKQPVIVKAKFFSRRAEEKIKGVGGACFLVA; encoded by the coding sequence ATGCCATCCAGACTGAGGAAGACCAGGAAACTTCGGGGCCACGTGAGCCACGGCCACCGCCGCATCGGCAAACACAGAAAGCACCCGGGAGGCCGAGGTAATGCTGGTGACCTGCATCATCACAGGATCAACTTCGACAAATATCACCCAGGTTACTTTGGGAAAGTTGGGACGAGGCATTACCACTTAAAGAGGAACCAGAGCTTCTGCCCAACTGTTAACCTTGATAAACTGTGGACGTTGGTCAGTGAGCAGACACAGGTAAATGCTGCCAAAAATAAGACTGGAGCTGCTCCTATCATTGATGTGGTGCGATCGGGCTACTACAAAGTCCTCAGGAAGGGAAAGCTCCCAAAGCAGCCTGTCATTGTGAAAGCCAAATTCTTCAGCAGAAGAGCTGAGGAGAAGATTAAGGGTGTTGGTGGGGCCTGTTTCCTAGTAGCTTGA